In the genome of Aerosakkonema funiforme FACHB-1375, the window AGGAGTTCTGGTGTTTCTGGAGCAAATCCCATATTGATTTTGGATTTTGGATTTTGGATTGAATTTGCAGGCTTGTAGTGATTCAATCGGCAAGCGTTAACCGACGGACACCAGAACAGTCTACAGCTTGAAGGAGTTGTGCGATCGTCTTTCCTGAAATCGGTTCGATCCAGTCTGGGGCAATTTCCGCTAAAGGTACCAGCACAAAAGCTCTTTCTTTGATACCAGGATGAGGTAACTGGAGAGTGGGAGTGTTGAGGATAATATCATCAAATAGCAATAAGTCAATGTCTAATGTTCTTGGCCCCCAACGTTCCCTGCGGATACGACCGAATTGAGCTTCAATTTCCAATAGACGATCTAATAACTGCTGGGGACTCATGTAGACTTGTATCACGGCAGCGCCATTCAAATAATCTGGCTGAGGTGGCCCCACAGCTTCAGTTTGATACCAATTCGATCGCGCTAGCAGACTGATTGCCGGTGTTTGGTGCAGTATTTCGAGGGCGGACTCCAGAATAGTACGGGAATCACCCAGATTACTGCCGAGAGCGATAGCGCATTGCCCAGACTGTACAATCACACATTACTTCCTCATTGCCTGTATCGATCGCTAGATTAGCTTTTGAGCGGTTTGGAAAGAAAGCCGACTGTAGAAAATTCGGGAGTAATCCTTAAGAAGGACGCTGTAACGGGGACTGATGGCTTTTACTGGGATCGTAAGGCTATGGCTGTGCTACCAACGAACACAGCTGCCCTTTTGGAACAAATATATTCCCGAACTACCAAAAACTGTTTTGCAAAGCTAGTTAAAGTTCTGCTGCAAGCATGGTCGCCTCCTAGCTAACATAACCAAGGTTGTACTTATCGTTATCGAGATATCAACATGGAAACCAAGCAACCCCAAGTGCAACAAACTGATACCCCCAAAGTAGAGGTTACCGTCCAAGGAACCGATACGGCTCCCTTGGCGAAACTTCCTCCAGCCGACTCTTCTGCTAACGTTCAGTGGCAGGAGTACTGGGATCAGTTTGTTTTGTATCTGTCTAATCTGCAAGATTACCTGGGTGTTTTCTTTGTAAAATACCAGAAACCCCTAGTGGCTGTTGGATTGATTGTGGCTGCCTTTGTCAGCGTCAAGGTAACGCTGGCAGTCCTGGAAGCCCTCAACGATATTCCCTTGCTGTCGCCTTTCTTTGAACTGGTGGGGATCGGCTACTCTGGTTGGTTTGTATACCGCTACTTACTCAAGGCGTCGAGTCGGCAAGAATTGACTGAGGAACTCAACACGCTGAAAAATCAAGTTTTGGGAGGCAGCTCTGGAAACGTCGGCAAATAAAGCAGCTGGAGAAGACTTTTCTGAAAGCTGCTGAAGTTTGACATCGCAAGAACGTCCGGGATGGCTCGGACGTTTTTGTTTTTTACCTCTTTCATCGGTAAAATGCGTCTGTGGAGGGAAACATTTTAGGCTTGTCCGATCGCAAGTTAGTAATATAGGAATCGCCAAGGCAGTTAGGACGTTCTTAATTCCACCTCTCTCTCCTCCTTCTCCTTTTTCTCTAGTCCCCAG includes:
- a CDS encoding CAAD domain-containing protein; amino-acid sequence: METKQPQVQQTDTPKVEVTVQGTDTAPLAKLPPADSSANVQWQEYWDQFVLYLSNLQDYLGVFFVKYQKPLVAVGLIVAAFVSVKVTLAVLEALNDIPLLSPFFELVGIGYSGWFVYRYLLKASSRQELTEELNTLKNQVLGGSSGNVGK
- the folK gene encoding 2-amino-4-hydroxy-6-hydroxymethyldihydropteridine diphosphokinase, producing MIVQSGQCAIALGSNLGDSRTILESALEILHQTPAISLLARSNWYQTEAVGPPQPDYLNGAAVIQVYMSPQQLLDRLLEIEAQFGRIRRERWGPRTLDIDLLLFDDIILNTPTLQLPHPGIKERAFVLVPLAEIAPDWIEPISGKTIAQLLQAVDCSGVRRLTLAD